The following DNA comes from Naumovozyma dairenensis CBS 421 chromosome 4, complete genome.
TGAACGTATCAGTGTTACTTGTTCTTGGGGTACAGGTATATTGAATGAAGCTCATTGGAGTGTTGCTGGTGAATTTTCTGCTGCTTTAACTGATTGTGCTAAATGGCTAAATGGTGTCGGTATCGGTGCTCGTTATGATGGATCTTACCGAAAGGGTAATGATGGGTCTTATTATATTGGTTCTTGTGCTAACAACGAAGATATCAATTCATGGTCatatgaaagaagaaacaacaCAAGAAGATATGTTGAAGCACAATTAGATGCATTTGAAATGAGAGGAGGATGGATTATTTGGTGTTACAAAACTGAAACAAGTTTGGAATGGAGTGTAcaaaatttgattcaaaataatttgtTCCCACAACCAATTACTGATAGATTGTATCCAAATCAATGTGGTACAAAGtaataattgattattCAGTTATTAAGAACACCTTTTTGCATGAAAAAAATGCCCATATTAACCATATGGAGtagtttcaaaaatataatattcctCTTATACATAAAACATTCAAAGCGACAAAAAGAATACTAATGAAACCGAAAAACACAAAAAATGAaggaaacaagaaaagCATTACAAGATAAATCAAAAAGATAAGTATTTCAAACTTTTTCACTTCACATATACTTGttcctttttttaatttatttctttatttctaCATATAATCTACATTTCATTCAAGCTTatgattaaataataattaaaaaaaaaaaacttcacattttttttgtaaataagCTAAACTTTTTTAAGTGTGAACCCAGTAGGACGTTAACCACGCAGGACAACAAAGTAAGTTGcatgtttttgttttgatcCCACTTGTGGCCTTGCCTTTACTATACCAGAGCTTTCTTCCTCTTAACATCTATTCTATTCTTTCCCTGTGTGTGTGTATATGTATGTGTCACAAATTGGCAGTGTGTCGCAgcaataattttttttgtttaacAAAAACGAAAAATGTTTACGCATCGCATACGCGTAAAGTCGCAAAGACTACGtacaatttcttcttctttaaagCTACAGTTATTTGGTGATGGATGAATGGGAGTGAGGGATATACATATATCTTGTACAAACAACCAGACAAATAGACAAACAACCAAGAAGAAGGGGAAAGGCTAGATCTATAACAGGCTGCATATGATCATAGATTTTCTTAGAAGGACCTACAATCTATAATACGAACCAGCGTCCATAAACAACAGGTTGATATCTATCTGTCCTTCCGTATATAGACAATAACGgaaaagaaaggaaaaggagAAACATGACTACAGCTTTGCCAACTATCGATCTCACGTTGGAAGATTCAGACTCTGATGCTGATGAAAATTACGATATCTTCCATTCCTTTCATAATACTTCAGATCCTAGAAATAAAACTATCGAGACTTCACATGTAGACGCAAAGAAACATGATAATGTTAATttagatgataataaatcatccTTACCCTCTTCTGCTTCAACAAGTTTGAATATGGATCTCACCACTGAGAAGCTTGAAAACGATTATGAAGATGTCGccaataaaaataatattaacgatgatgatgacttTTTCCCTGTGAATGATGACAGTGATACAGACAGTCAAAAATACTTTGATACAAATCCCACCTTCATAGAAGATAACAATTTAGAAACAAATGTCGCCAGCAATAATACTGACTTAATCGAAAGTGGTTCAGGATCTACGAACCCAACGGTAGCTCCAACCCCGATTCCTCAAatagaattgaaaagtaaTTCACCACTTATAATACGAACCGATCAGGAAGGGAAACGATCATCATATGAAATTCCATCCATAAATAAAAGAAGGCTGAGTGATACCACACCTGACATTACTAAACAAGATACTCCGGTAACGAATGAAGAACCtgtttccaaaaaattaaCTGTACAAGCTTACTCAAAATCGTACCCGTACCCAGCTGCGTCAGCCCCATCAGATAAAAATTCCATCATTGTCCTatcagatgatgaagatgaaggaAATGAAGGAAATAACATAGTGGAGACAAGTACTACTCCTACTACCACTAATGAAAACAGCaaaaggaaagaagaatCCAAAGATATTCTTCCTTCAAACCCACAAcgaaaagaagaacaatttgaaagaaaatcaatACCAATTCCTTTTCGTAGAGATAAAAATCAGGATAGAGCACCAATACACCCCTTTCACGACACTATTCTCGAAGATACCCTAAAGAGTCCTGTACAACCTGGTCAATTCATGGATATGgaacaatataataattatatgaatAAAATGAATCGTTATGAAAATCGACTAAGAGAATCATTGACCAATACGGAAAATCAAGTTAAAATCCTAAAGAGAAGATTGACCTTTAGGGAGGAGGAACTTAAAGATATACAAAAGAAATGTGATTCTTTATCTAAACGTTTAGTGGGTAGTTCAAGGACAAGACAATTATTGTTAGACGATGCCAAGCAAACTTTGAAAACAGCAAAAGAGAAAAGAGATAATACGAGAGAAAAACTACGTCAACAAACTGGTGTAGCTTCAGATCAAACACgtaaattaattgaatttgttgaattgaaaaatgaaaaagtcAAAGAAGCTCAACAATCATTCACAATAACACAAAAGGATAATGTGACTCAAAATGTAGTAATGGAAagacaaaaattattaaaggaaaaggaagatTTGGCCAATATGGTGAAAGAAGGTTCATTGAGTCTGGGAACGTTTGCTCAATTGAGTAAAGATATACAAACAAAATTAGATAACTTAGATGTTCAAAAGAATCAACAAAATCtggaacaacaacagcGACAAACAACGGCAAAACCAAATGAAGATTTATATATCAAATCTCTTGATACGGCTAAGAATTTATTGGCTAAGAATTCATCCAGGACAGAATTGACCAAAAGAATGTTATATTCACATATGgatcttttaaaaaattacaagaaaatatttgaagacGGTAGACCATGTTCCGTGGATTTAAGAAAACGTGCTAGAGAATCTGCTgaaactttattttctaatggTGTCAAGATGCCAATTGTTTTCGAAACACTACAAGATTATGGTATTagatttttgaaaaatggcATATTAACTACTGATAGACGTGCtcaatatttcaaaagtCTTCATGTGGCACGTGAATTagtttctaattctaatagAACAACTGATgtgaaattcaaaatatacGATTCATTAACTTCATTAGAACAATTTAGATCTTCCATCGATACTGGTATACCGCCTACTTTAGAAtccaaaattaaaatagggaaagaaattcaagaattgaaagCCCAAGGtttgaaaatggaaaaattatatgctaatttggaaaaatatggTGTTTGCACGACTAAGGAAACATTGATTAAACAAATGGAGCAAAATCCTTCACCAAATTTTTATAATGATGGGAATGATCCTTTCAGTTATATGACAAAGGAAGCTTGGGGTATCTTGGGAAATAAAACCGATCTAAACTTATCAAGAAGTTCTAATCCTTCCTCTTCTGGAATGGAATATGTCAAAGATCAATATCGTGTAGCTAACGTTATGGCTGCTGATGATCAAGAACATATCAGagaattattacaaaatgtTAAACAATCAGAATCTGAAATCGAAGGTGAAGCACTAACACCAGAAGATATGACTGTCAATCTTTTAAGGCATCAAAAATTAGGTTTACATTGgttattgaaaattgaaCAATCAAGGAAGAAAGGTGGATTATTAGCGGATGATATGGGTCTCGGTAAGACAGTTCAGGGTATTGCACTAATGTTAGCCAATAGGTCAAAGGATGAATCTAGAAAAACCAACCTTATTGTTGCTCCCGTGGCTGTTCTACGTGTATGGCAAGGTGAATTGGAAACTAAAGTTAAAAAGCAAGGTGCATTCAGTACCTTTATTTATGGTGGGAATAACAAAGTTTCTAGTTGGAAAGATTTAGCTCGATATGATGCTGTCATGGTATCTTATCCAACATTAGCCATTGAATTTAAGAAACATTGGCCAACTAAATTAGGTAAAGAGTCGAAAGATTTACCACCAGTTCCAGATGTACGTGCCATGAATTCattagaaagaaaaagacGAATTATTTTTCCCCCGTTCTTTACTAATAAAATCCTAACTTTTTTTAGAATTATTCTTGATGAAGGtcaaaatattaagaataaGAACACTAAAGCTGCGAAGGCATGTTGTACACTTGATGGGATTTATAGATGGGTCTTTTCTGGTACACCGATTCAAAATAGCATGGACGAATTGTATTCTTTGGTTAGATTTCTAAGAATTGCACCTTATCACAGAGAAGAAAGGTTTATGGCTGATATTGGTAGACCATTCCTTCGAAACAGAAGTGGATCATATGATGATCAAGATAAAAAGCAAGCCATTAAAAAAGTTAGAGTTTTACTGTCTGCTATCATGTTACGTCGTACGAAGACTGATAAAATTGATGGTAAaccattattagaattacCTGGTAAAGAGGTTGAAGTGAATACATCTAAATTAGAAGGAGAAGAACTCGAATTTTATACAGATTTGGAAACTAAGAATCAAAAGAAAGCTGCCATATTGATGAGGCGGAAAGCTCGTGGTGGCTATTCGAATGTTTTGACGTTGTTGTTACGTTTAAGACAAGCTTGTGTTCATCCTGAATTAGTCATGATTGGTGAAAGGAAAAGTGAGGGTACCAAAGTTGCCAATGGgaaaagttttgaaaatgattggTTAAGGCTATTCTATCTCGTCAGCCGGCTCAGTTCTCAGGTTAAAAACACGGTAGAAGCCAGTACAGATTCTATGACATGTTTTGTTTGTATGGAACAATTAGAGCTGGAATCAACGTCGATATTAACTGGATGTGGACATATGATGTGTGAAGCATGTTTTGATCCATTCTATGAAGAAGCTTCAACATCTACAGATGCCAAACTACATGATGACGGAACTGTATATTTACCATGCAAAGAATGTCAAAAATTAACTAATGAAAATTCCATCGTTTCCTACAGATTATATGACCAAGTTATCAATCAAGGTTTTACTAGAGAAATGTTATACGAAGAATACAAGAGTGCGATGGAAATCCAAAAGGATAATACTAAAAACAATTATAGAATAGATTTTAACCACTTGGAACCATCtcaaaaaatgaaacaatgTTTTGATGTTATTAATGAAGTATTTGAGAATTCAAGTACGGATAAGattgttattttttctcaatttacatctttctttgatatttttagtCATTTCTTGgaaacaaaattgaaagtgCCTTATTTACTGTACACAGGTGCCTTGTCTGGTCAAAAAAGATCTGATATCATTTCAAGGTTTTATCGTGAGGCAGAACAAAGAATACTATTAATTTCCATGAAGGCTGGTAATTCTGGTTTAACATTAACTTGTGCTAAccatgttattattgtgGATCCATTCTGGAATCCATTTGTGGAAGAGCAAGCCCAAGATCGATGTTATAGAATTAGTCAAACGAAGGAAGTTCATGTTCATCGTCTATTTATTAAGAATTCTGTTGAAGATAGAATTGCAGCATTACAAGACAAAAAGAGGGAAATGGTTGATGCTGCTATGGACCCAAgtaaaatcaaagaaatcaatagGTTAGGTGCCCGTGAATTAGGTTTCTTGTTTGGTTTGAACGCATTGAATTGATGCCGgtaatacaaaaaaattgcaATTATAAACTACACTTGTCTAAAAAAAACACAGAACAGAAGTATTGTAATTATAGAAATTCTCACACTTGTCATTTATTTCGAttgtatatttatattttatatctatttatcattaatcttttatatattccaaaattacaattgaaCCCATTCATTTAGAAAACGTCAAGTGACTGAAATTGTTTCTCCTTGGGTTCTGTCTACGGTAAGGATTGTTCCGaagattgaaatttttttggaaatacagatatatatatatatataaaagggGCATTCAAAGGTGAACTGGAATAAACTTTTGAGGCATTTTTctgttattgttatcaaCTTGAGAAGTTAAGCtaatataaaaaagaaatattatataccACACACAATGCCCGAATTATTAAAGAGAATTGCCTTTGAAGTAGCTGGGAATCCAGATGAAAGAACTTTCACATTATCTTCAGGATCAAATGATGGTCATTATTTATCCTTAAGACCCCTTGTCAAACCAAGAACTCCTGAAGGAAAGGAATTCCCATTCGAATGGGCCTTTGCTGGTactaataaagatattacCGTGACTCCAATTGAAGGTAGTGAAAACACTGTTAAACAAGATTTTAACTTTTGGATTGACATCAATGCTTATTTGAATGTGCCAAATACACATAGAGGTGTCGTTAACACTGTTTGGACCACTTGGGATTCTGGTTGTATCAAGGAAGCTGGTGAAGTTTTCCCATTCGGTAAAGATAAACAAGCCGTAccatttattgaattgtGGCAACCAATAGATGCCAACAAAGAGGATTTGGTAATTGTTCAAGAATCAAACAAAACTCTAAAGTCAATTGTCTTAAAGATTGATGACTCAGAATACTCTGGTCTTGTTATCGTCGTTGGTAAATGGGTACAAGGGATCCTAATTAAGAAAAGTGATGGTACCAAGAAGGGACTAAACTTCATGAGATTGCAAGAAGCCTCAAACGGCTCCTATAAATCGTTAATCGAGTACGGTATTGATAGTTCCAAGTTCCCAAAAAAGTTTGATTCGTTGGAAAAGGATGCAGTTTTGAGTGTTGCTGGTTTGAACTGGACTGTTATTGAAGCTACTTATTGAGTTGCATGGCAAATTTTTTCCCACAATTTTAGCAATTAGGAACAACAATgactatatattttatataaatgttagtcaatatattgaataGAATAGAACTTATTAGCTAAAATTCGTTGCCTTGTAGTTATTAAGGATAGAAATTGTGTAAAGTAAAACGTGATATTTCGAgtcatttctttttaatttttggtGCCGTTTCGGACATTTTTATAGGCAAGGctaaacaattgaaaaaatatcaaaaaatttCTCGAACAGTCAAATAGAATTAGAATCTATAAAATGATGAGCACATTCAATCGGAAACGATTCGATAAGTATCTGCTTTCGCTAACTTTTAAAGTCTATTCCATTCTTttttacaattttttcatttctaaaACTATTAAACACGCACTCCTAGAAATCAGCTGCTTCATTGACCTTATGACTCAATCTAAATCCAAGATCATTGTCTTACCTACACCAAGTTTAAAAACATGTCCCGTATCAACTATTCAACAGTTAGTTGATATAATTAACAAAGGTTACGAAAAACCAATGATTAAATATAACTTAGTCCAAACGCAGAGAATTAGAGGACCAGCCGTTTTCTTCCAAGAACTAGCTCTTGCAGATGATCGTTCCTTATTGTATCTGACGGTCAAAGATACCGAAGAAGTTTCTGGAGCTTTACAGGAAGACACTACTATTGGTGACTACGAATTTTTCACAATAAAATCCAATGAATCATACAACTTCACTCCTGACAATGTTCAGGCAACCATAGCATATAGACCTAACCCACAAGATGACGCACCAAACACTTTTGAAGTTACAGCTTTTACGTCATTTATTAGGAATGGTGGTTTGGATATATTCAATGCAACTTTACCtcatttcaagaaaattgaCCAAAAATGTGATAGACTTTTGGTTAAAGTCATTGCCGATCATGAATTGGTACCATActatgaaaataaattggaCTTTATAGAGACTCATAGAGTCCTAGTTCCAAAATcacaattggaaaaatcCGGTTTCCATGATACATTTAGAGTATCTAGAGATTTTCATGTTGCATCAATGATAAGAGATATTTAAAGCTCATCATAGTGACGTCCTAGGTAATAAGGGCTTTATGCGAACTCTTCAGCGTATTtttaaactttttttttttcattctttgGAATTATGTACTAAATAGAcataaaattattatacaGAATGGTTAAACGTTGAATTcataaattattaagatGCATGAAGAGACGTCTGTATTTCGGTTCACAAAATATACCCCATGAGTTTTGTGTATCATTTTAAACTTTCCAGTAGGTAAACGGCTGGCTTTAAGTAAATGCACGAAAATAAATGTAATAGATCATATAATCCCACCTAATACTTCCCATAACCACCACCTCCAGGCGTTTTGATAATAAGTCTATCTTTAGGTTTCGCAATAATGGTATTCTTACCTCCGATATTTACTACAGTTTCTTTGTCTCCTCttatccaaatattttcacCCCTTTTCCCATCTTGACCACCTTTTAGACCATGTGGTGCCGTAACTCTTCTCTCCGATAATACTGACGTAGTGACTTCTTGCCTAAACTCTATATCTCTAATGACACCATTGCCACCAGTAAATTTACCTAACCCACCTGATCCTTGTCTAATACTAAATTCCCTTAGAATTACTGGATATCTCCTTTCAAACACTTCTGTATCAGTCATACGTGTGTTTGTCATATTTGTATGGACTGCATCAGTACCATTCCAACCTTTACTTTCCCATGAATCACATCCAGCTCCAGAGCCGCCGCATATTGTTTCATAATATCCAAAACCACTAAAGGTTTCATTTGTTTGAGGATCTTTGAAAGAACTAGTACCAAAtgtaaaattattacaatcaCCTTGAGAATCAGCTTGGATATTTAAAGTTTTCAAGATTACATCTGTGACACGTTGTGATGTTAAAACATTACCACCTACTACAGCAGCATTAGTGTTAGGACTTAAAATTGACCCATCTGGAATCTTAATTGTAATTGGATCTAAACATCCTTGGTTTAATGGAATATCTTTCCCCACCAAACATCTTAAACAATAAAGAATTGCGGAATAAGTAATTGCTTTTGGTGCATTGGTATTACCGTATATTTGCGGTGAAGTCCCTgtaaaatcaaaaatatatttttcattagtGATATCCAATGTCactttcaattcaattcttgaTCCGTCATCCATATAATCCACACCTGAGTATTCATTAGAACCGAAATGTTGAACCAATTGACGCAACATCTCTTTAATTGTTTGAGAAGCATTTAATTGAATGGCCTGCATATATTTAAGTATCACCGGGTACTTAAATTCTTTCACTAGTGCGgcaattaattgaattcCCTTATTATTTGCTGCAATTTGTGCTTTCAAATCACTTAAATTATCTGAGATTCTTCTTGCACCTGAACAACCTGGGTGACTTGCAGGTTCagtaataaacaaatattcaactaaatcttcttgaaaaattccaTCCTTCATCAACAGTTCCGAATAGATTGCAGCTCCTTCTTCATATAGTTCTTTTGAATTAGGAGGGATAGAACCTGGTAGTATACCTCCAATATCTGCATGATGAGCTCTTGAGGCAACATAGAATAAAATGTTTccagaagatgaaaatgctGGAGAAATTACTGTAATATCGGGCAAATGTGTTCCGCCGATATCAGGATGATTTGTAATGATAACATCGCCTGGTTTCAATTTACCGTTCCAAAGTTTTGCTTGAGCTGCCACGCATGTAGACATAGATCCTAAATGAACTGGAACATGGGGTGCATTAGCAACAAGATTACCTTCAGGATCAAACAAAGCGCATGAAAAATCAAGTCTCTCCTTGACATTTGTGGAAACAGATGTTTTCCTTAGTTGTATACCCATTTGTTCAGCAATATCCATAAACCTATGACTAAAAATGGATAACAAAACCGGGTCAATGATTTcatcgttattatttttctcctTTAATGTTGATTTgtcaataatatttattagaatATGACTTTTTAAAATTGTTGCCTTTGCATTCGGGGGAATAAGGTTCGTCTGCGTCCCATCGGCTAGAATTGCTGGACCATCTACAGTTGTTCCGAGAggtaaattatcaattttaaatACAGGCGTTTCGATAAATCTATTTTGGAAGAAAACCTTTTGATAGAAACTAACATTCTTAGCATGATCAAGTTCGGTTAATTCATCTGTTTGTAAAAGTTGTGCTTCGGCAGAATCATCTTCTCTTACATATGAATTGCCCACTCCTCTTATTCTAATATCATCaactattatatttttgttggGGAAGGAAAATCCAAATTCTCTCTTATGATTTTCAGCAAACCATTGTTCAAAATCCCActtattctttctttgcCTTATCATCAACGGTGTTTCTGTTCCTTCATATCTAAggtttaaatatttttcaatacttatattttccttttgaaATCCTTGcttaattaattcattgGTGGATTTCTCAGTCAATTGTTCGAATTTTTGcttcaattcatttatgGTCGAACTTGAATTCAGAATCAAAGAACATGGTTCCTGTGTTTCTTCAACGACGTCTGCTAAATATATACCGTATGCAGATAAAACGGATGAATATCGGTGGGCAATAACTGTACTTATACCCAATGATTCAGCCACAGCGACGGCATGTTGACCACCAGCACCACCAAATGTAACTAAATTATGTTTAGAGACTGAATAACCTTTGGCCTCAGTAATTGCCCTAATTGGTCTTGCCATTGATTCATTTGCCACTTCAATAAATCCGTAAGCGACTTCTTCAGACGTCATTTCCAGatttaaatctttatttattttgagAGCTAActcattgaattttttagTTGGAGTTTCCAAATCTAAAGGTTGATCTTCATTTGGaccaaaaatatttggGAAGAATTGTGGTACTAATCTTCCTAGAACTAAATTAGCGTCAGTAATTGTTAAAGGTCCATTTTTACGATAAGCGGATGGACCAGGATCTGCTGCTGCTGAACCAGGACCCACTTTAAACAGACCATTTTCCCAAGTTAAGATTGAACTTCCACCAGCTGCCACAGTGTGGATATCCAATTGTGGCgattgaataataatacctGCAGTTGTAGTTTCAAAGACATGTTCTAATTTACCATCACCGAATCTACTAACGTCTGTAGAAGTACCACCCATATCAAAGCCAATCAATGGGACTTTACTTTTTCGATCAAAACACGTTCTTGAATAACCAACCACCCCACCTGCTGGACCAGAAAGGATTGATTTTAAACCAGAGAATTTCTCACCTTCTACAAGTCCACCATCTGATTGCATAAATTGGATACTTGTATTTTCCGAATTTACTAAGCCTTTAGAAATACTATCTAGATAGGATTTAATCACTGGAGTTAAATATGCATCAGCTACTGAGCTATGAGCTCTTGGTAAGAATTTAATCATTGGCGAAACTTCCGATGAAAGAGAAACATGAGTAAATCCGACTTCTTTTGCGATTCTACCGACTAATTTTTCATGATTTGGGTATGTGTATGAATGTAAAAATGCAATTCCAATAGATCTTATACCGGTATTATATATTGAGTTTAAAATCTTTTTTACATCTACTTCATTTGGTTTCTTTAAAATCCTTACAATTTCGCCACTTTCTCCCAATACAAGATTATTATCGCCCGCATGCACActtgattttttgaatGGAGATTGTTCAGTGAAATCTTCTAACGTAACtctttcatcaatttccaCCACAGTTTCATATAATGGTTtagatttcttaatattcaattcaaaaatcTTTGGCCTAGTTTGGTCCCCTATCAATAAAGCATCTTTAAATCCTTTGGTTGTAATGAATGCACAACGTTCACCTTTCCTTTCTAAAGCGCTATTTGTAGCCAAAGTGGTTCCCATTCTAATACTTGCCACATTAGAGATATCTAACGGCATACCTCTAGGAATCTTTTTATGttcaaatatttccaaTATCCTCCTAATACCTTCTAAGGGAGCATCAGGATAATTCTTAGGGTCtactgataataatttaaatatcACATCATCCTCTTGTTTACCGGATCCTTTATTACCTATAACATCTGTGAATGTACCACCTCTATCAATGGAGATTCTGAACTTACCACTTTGTTGTGGGTTTTCTATATGCATACTTTTATGATATACtggatgatttattaataaaagtATTTACCATATGTATCAATCAATAGTAACTAACTAGATGATAGTCATTGACTGATGGATGACACAGATCTGTGATTAATCTCTTCAATATTCTTAGTTTAGTTCCCTTATTGTCTTAGAGTACCTTTTTTCAACAGCACCTGCCTGTTATTCTTAGACCTATcctattgaaaatgttaaaCAAATATCGAATTTCATCCGATATAGTGTAACGGCTATCACATCACGCTTTCACCGTGGAGACCGGGGTTCGACTCCCCGTATCGGAGTAAGttttaacatttttttattcccCTTTGTGTCAATACCAGATGTAACTCTCTCGAAAAAGGTCTAGTTTCTGCTTAGAACAATGTTTCGTCtctgttttttttttctaaaagAATGATTATATGTACGAAATATGaatcttattatttagAGAGCACATTAATGCGAGCTATGGgttttaaaaatatcacCGAGTAAAGACTGTTGTTGATGTTCTGCTTGTTCCTCTTCACGATCGTCATCAacttcattatttcttgaagaTGGAACaatttcattgatattTGGATTTCCTAACATGTTTGATAATTCCTGAAGTTTCTTATTTAGTTGAAATTTgtcattatcatctttatcacTCATAGATTTTAAATAGTTCTCTTCATGCATctcattttgttgttgtttgttgttgccGCTCGcaccatcatcattccgttctaaatctttcaattccttCTTAATAATGTTTAGTTCCGATGATATACTTTCCTTCTTATTTTGTATAGCTGATATCTTGTTGCAAAGTTCATTATTTGCCAAATTGATATCAAAGATATCATCTAAATCATTTTCTATCATATCAGtcaatttttggaaaattttcaaatctaatTTATACATCattttcttaattttattGTGATCATTCATTTTAAAATCTTTGATAGCTTGCATGACTAAATTATCCTGAAAAAGgtttttaaataaatctttgaaGATGCCAATTGATGTCATTGACATATTTGACactaataattcatctatGTTTTTACAATCttgaaattggaaagatGATTCAAAGGGATTTGTGTTCttcttgttattatttagattttttcttttgtttggTGCTATACTTTTCTTATAATTATCAAATGCTGGTAAATAATGTGAATCACGAGTTAAATCTACATCAAAGTTATCAACATCACGGTTGTAATTATTAActtttttctctttaaGTGGGTTATGAGCATCGAATAATGGCTGAAATTGatgtttgtttattatacTTGGAGGGTCTTCAGGTATGTTATCTTcataaattgaaatatcaGTACCAACAGAAGGAAGTATCGcatcatttaattgaagaGATTCTTTtgttaatatattattctGAACATTGAGATCACTCTGTTGTGACAATTTCGATGGATTGTTTTGTTTAGATATTCGAAAATTAGAAGGGAGTggtaattttcttttcggCGTtctaataacaataatattatcCTCATCTACAGTTTTTCTTAAATGGGATCCTCGTTGTCGGAGTAAAAGTTTAATGTTT
Coding sequences within:
- the RMD6 gene encoding Rmd6p (similar to Saccharomyces cerevisiae RMD6 (YEL072W)), giving the protein MMSTFNRKRFDKYLLSLTFKVYSILFYNFFISKTIKHALLEISCFIDLMTQSKSKIIVLPTPSLKTCPVSTIQQLVDIINKGYEKPMIKYNLVQTQRIRGPAVFFQELALADDRSLLYLTVKDTEEVSGALQEDTTIGDYEFFTIKSNESYNFTPDNVQATIAYRPNPQDDAPNTFEVTAFTSFIRNGGLDIFNATLPHFKKIDQKCDRLLVKVIADHELVPYYENKLDFIETHRVLVPKSQLEKSGFHDTFRVSRDFHVASMIRDI
- the HRI1 gene encoding Hri1p (similar to Saccharomyces cerevisiae YLR301W; ancestral locus Anc_6.101) gives rise to the protein MPELLKRIAFEVAGNPDERTFTLSSGSNDGHYLSLRPLVKPRTPEGKEFPFEWAFAGTNKDITVTPIEGSENTVKQDFNFWIDINAYLNVPNTHRGVVNTVWTTWDSGCIKEAGEVFPFGKDKQAVPFIELWQPIDANKEDLVIVQESNKTLKSIVLKIDDSEYSGLVIVVGKWVQGILIKKSDGTKKGLNFMRLQEASNGSYKSLIEYGIDSSKFPKKFDSLEKDAVLSVAGLNWTVIEATY
- the ULS1 gene encoding translocase ULS1 (similar to Saccharomyces cerevisiae RIS1 (YOR191W); ancestral locus Anc_6.100), whose amino-acid sequence is MTTALPTIDLTLEDSDSDADENYDIFHSFHNTSDPRNKTIETSHVDAKKHDNVNLDDNKSSLPSSASTSLNMDLTTEKLENDYEDVANKNNINDDDDFFPVNDDSDTDSQKYFDTNPTFIEDNNLETNVASNNTDLIESGSGSTNPTVAPTPIPQIELKSNSPLIIRTDQEGKRSSYEIPSINKRRLSDTTPDITKQDTPVTNEEPVSKKLTVQAYSKSYPYPAASAPSDKNSIIVLSDDEDEGNEGNNIVETSTTPTTTNENSKRKEESKDILPSNPQRKEEQFERKSIPIPFRRDKNQDRAPIHPFHDTILEDTLKSPVQPGQFMDMEQYNNYMNKMNRYENRLRESLTNTENQVKILKRRLTFREEELKDIQKKCDSLSKRLVGSSRTRQLLLDDAKQTLKTAKEKRDNTREKLRQQTGVASDQTRKLIEFVELKNEKVKEAQQSFTITQKDNVTQNVVMERQKLLKEKEDLANMVKEGSLSLGTFAQLSKDIQTKLDNLDVQKNQQNLEQQQRQTTAKPNEDLYIKSLDTAKNLLAKNSSRTELTKRMLYSHMDLLKNYKKIFEDGRPCSVDLRKRARESAETLFSNGVKMPIVFETLQDYGIRFLKNGILTTDRRAQYFKSLHVARELVSNSNRTTDVKFKIYDSLTSLEQFRSSIDTGIPPTLESKIKIGKEIQELKAQGLKMEKLYANLEKYGVCTTKETLIKQMEQNPSPNFYNDGNDPFSYMTKEAWGILGNKTDLNLSRSSNPSSSGMEYVKDQYRVANVMAADDQEHIRELLQNVKQSESEIEGEALTPEDMTVNLLRHQKLGLHWLLKIEQSRKKGGLLADDMGLGKTVQGIALMLANRSKDESRKTNLIVAPVAVLRVWQGELETKVKKQGAFSTFIYGGNNKVSSWKDLARYDAVMVSYPTLAIEFKKHWPTKLGKESKDLPPVPDVRAMNSLERKRRIIFPPFFTNKILTFFRIILDEGQNIKNKNTKAAKACCTLDGIYRWVFSGTPIQNSMDELYSLVRFLRIAPYHREERFMADIGRPFLRNRSGSYDDQDKKQAIKKVRVLLSAIMLRRTKTDKIDGKPLLELPGKEVEVNTSKLEGEELEFYTDLETKNQKKAAILMRRKARGGYSNVLTLLLRLRQACVHPELVMIGERKSEGTKVANGKSFENDWLRLFYLVSRLSSQVKNTVEASTDSMTCFVCMEQLELESTSILTGCGHMMCEACFDPFYEEASTSTDAKLHDDGTVYLPCKECQKLTNENSIVSYRLYDQVINQGFTREMLYEEYKSAMEIQKDNTKNNYRIDFNHLEPSQKMKQCFDVINEVFENSSTDKIVIFSQFTSFFDIFSHFLETKLKVPYLLYTGALSGQKRSDIISRFYREAEQRILLISMKAGNSGLTLTCANHVIIVDPFWNPFVEEQAQDRCYRISQTKEVHVHRLFIKNSVEDRIAALQDKKREMVDAAMDPSKIKEINRLGARELGFLFGLNALN